In Brachypodium distachyon strain Bd21 chromosome 2, Brachypodium_distachyon_v3.0, whole genome shotgun sequence, one genomic interval encodes:
- the LOC100828191 gene encoding protein NDL2, translating into MGESSSSGSGSVSVDVERISFARKEHQVRTRWGSSVSVAVYGDQDKPALVTYPDVALNYMSCFQGLFLCPETASLLLHNFCIYHINPQGHELGAAPVHSDVPVPSVDDLADQVADVLDYFSLGSAMCLGVTAGAYVLTLFATKYHERVVGLMLVSPLCKAPSWSEWLYNKVLLNLLYYYGTRGLVKECLLQRYFSKEMRGSAQCPESYIVQACRTLLGERQGENVWRFLHSMNKRHDLTEALRKLRCRTLIFVGENSQFHEDAIHITTKLDRRYCALVEVQGCGSLVTEEQPQAMLMPMEYFLMGYGLRRPPSYQVVSNGSPRGPLSPCRISPELLSPESMGVKLKPIKTRISLDF; encoded by the exons atGGGGGAGTCGAGCTCGAGCGGGTCGGGGTCCGTGTCCGTGGATGTCGAGCGGATCTCCTTCGCCCGCAAG GAGCATCAAGTGAGAACGAGATGGGGCTCCTCTGTGTCCGTCGCGGTGTACGGTGACCAAGACAAGCCCGCGCTGGTTACATACCCTGATGTAGCCTTGAACT ACATGTCCTGCTTCCAAGGACTGTTCCTCTGCCCGGAAACAGCTTCTCTGCTGCTCCATAACTTCTGCATATACCACATCAACCCCCAGGGCCACGAG TTGGGAGCGGCTCCGGTTCACTCTGATGTTCCGGTGCCATCTGTCGATGACCTCGCCGATCAGGTCGCGGATGTGCTTGATTACTTCAG TTTAGGATCGGCAATGTGCCTGGGTGTTACAGCTGGTGCCTACGTCCTCACTCTTTTTGCG ACGAAATATCACGAAAGGGTGGTAGGGCTTATGCTGGTTTCCCCTCTGTGCAAAGCCCCATCATGGAGTGAATGGCTGTACAATAAG GTGTTGCTAAATTTGCTTTATTACTACGGCACGCGAGGCTTGGTCAAGGAGTGCTTGCTTCAGAGGTACTTCAGCAAG GAAATGCGTGGCAGCGCTCAGTGCCCTGAATCATACATCGTGCAGGCCTGCAGAACT TTGCTTGGTGAGAGGCAGGGTGAGAATGTCTGGCGATTTCTCCACTCAATGAACAA GAGGCATGACTTAACCGAGGCGCTGAGGAAGCTCCGATGCCGGACGCTGATATTCGTGGGAGAGAACTCGCAGTTCCACGAGGATGCCATCCATATAACAACGAAATTGGACCGGAGATACTGCGCGCTAGTCGAGGTTCAGGGCTGCGGCTCCCTTGTGACCGAGGAGCAGCCGCAGGCGATGCTGATGCCGATGGAGTACTTCCTCATGGGGTACGGGCTTCGCAGGCCGCCGTCGTATCAGGTGGTGAGCAACGGCAGCCCGCGCGGCCCGTTGAGCCCGTGTCGCATATCGCCGGAGCTGCTGTCTCCCGAGAGCATGGGGGTGAAGCTGAAGCCCATCAAGACCCGGATCTCGCTTGACTTCTGA